TTATTTCGCAGGATGCGATATTCCCGCCGCATGTACGGCGGATGTTCCGCGGTCGCGCTGGAACAAAGATTGGCGCAGGAAGTCCCGGGAGTATCGTTTTGCAGGATTATGGAAAACGCGGCGGGCGCTCCCAAAGAAATCAGAGCCGGAGTGTTTATGCCGCCAAAGTCCATAATGCCGCTTATAGAGGGCGGAAGTCAAGTCGGGATTGCAAATTTTTTATTCAAATACGTACCGTCGAATTGTACGGTATTCGGCGTCGATTTTCAAAGAACGAGAACTGTGCAGGATCCGATAACCAAAGAGTACGTTATAGATCAGGCTATAGGCTGGAACAGCCCCAAACCCAGACATATCGAAGTAAAGATTACGATTTTGGATTATCACAAAGACAATCCTTTTCCGGTAGGCGGCGAAAATCGTATCAAAGAAGAAATTCTTAACTGGGCGTACGGACGCTACGGCATAGGAGAAGATTTTATTTTGAAAGACCTTTACACGCCGATAAACAAGGTTATAGGAACCGCAAGGGTGCTTATCGAGCAAAGAAACGCGGGCGAAGATTCAAATTGGAAAACGTCGTTATCCCAAAGAGATTATACGGACAACGACGTTCGTTTGATAGACGAGTACGTTCATCTTAACGATATTCAGGTGAGTTAAATTATGACGATAATCGAAATACCGCTTAAATACGGCGACGAAGAATACGGCGGCGAAATCGACGGAATTCCGGTTTGGAATTACAAAAACGAGGGGACGAAATACATAGTTATTCCTCCGATAAAACCTGTAAAACCGGATCCCGATTTGATAGAAGGTTTGGAAGACGAAGTCGAGATGTGGCTGATAGACCAGTACAGAGAGGATTTTCTGAATGGCTAAAAACCTGAAGGCCCTGCTTAAAATATTTACTTTACAGCGTCACGACGTTCTTGAGGCTCAGAACGGTATTTTATACGCTTTGAACAACGAAGTTTCAAGAACTTCAAAAACTCCGGTCAACGCTCGAGAAGAAGCGCGTAAAATTCGCAATTATATAATCGGCGGCGACGCGGCGGGTTTGGAAGACATAGAAATTGAAATTTTACAGAAACTCGCTCTTTCCTGGGGAAATATCGAGCAGTCGATTACCGCGATAAAATTGTTTTTGCGGCAGTATAAAAACGCGCCGTATCCGTCCGATATAGGATTTGAAATACTTGAAATTCGCAGAGCCGAGGCGCTGGTAAAAACCCGATACAAAAACGATAAAGACTCAAATTTCAAAGAATTTCCTGCGGATAACGATTTACACATATTTTTGGACAAAGAGTATTACGACGTGTTAAGCGGAAACGAATTAATCGATAAATGGTTAAGAAGGACGGGCGATTATAAAGATTTTGAGGAGCGGGACAGAGATTTAATTCAGATAATTATAAATTCGTATAACAATCCTGAAAATATAAAATTGACGACATATAACGTTACGGATTTTGTCGGTAATATCGATATGAAAACGATTATCGACGCGGCGTTTTTTGGCGGCGGCGACGAAAAGATCGGTAAATCCCGTCTTGTATCGTTGCTTAATTCGGTCGAAGAGAATAAACGCAGAACGATTACGCAGAATTTGGTAAATAAAATTGCAGAGTTTGTCCCGGCGACGGTCGATACGATTTATTATTTGAATTTGGTAGAATTGATAACAAAAACGATTACGATTAAGATTTACGGCGATGGGAAAGGAACGGGAAACGTTAGAAATTTTGTTTACGGCGACGGCTTCTACGGCGTTCACCCGTATAAAAACGAATGGAGTGAAGAAGACAAAGACGAGTGGGAAGGAGAATACGAAGAAATTGAAGTTATTCGTCCGAATAATATTTGGTATGTCGATTTTTCGTTTTCGACTAATTATTGGAAATATGAGGACGGCGGCTGGAAAAAATTTTATGACGAAAGCGGAGATTATTTAGAAAAAAAGGGATGGAATTTAATAGAAAGATTCGGAAAATGGAAAAGTACCAGATTTGATTCGCCAAACTTGCCAAGCGAAGAAGAATTTAATAGATATAGTTTTGCAGAGCCGAGTACATATTCAAAACAAGTTTATGCTTATGACGATACAACAATAATTAACGATAGCAGTAACGGTAACGATGGCAACGAAAACGGCGGACACCCGCCTGCAACGCAAAAAGATAATTTTAGAACTATAGAAGAAACAATAGATATTATTATTGCAAAAGGTTGGACACCCATCCCTTCTGGTTTTTACACACCTTTAATACGAAGTTTTTTACTTTCATATAACAATCCTAATGACGTTCCTATATTGCAAGAGAACATATCGGATTTCTTTGATACTACTACTTTTTTTAATAGATTTTTAATATCTCCGATTAACGGCGGCGCAGGAGTGGTTGGTAATCCTGGAACGACATTATCAAGAATGATTACGATTATGAGAGTTTATACAAGATGGGAATAATGATATGGCAACTATAACATTTAATAGTAATGGCGGGAGTGCAGTAGATTCGATTACTGCTGATGCAGGAGCAATGATAACACTTCCTCTTACAAAACGAAGCGGATTTTTTGATAATGGTTGGTTGAAAACTCCTATAATAACAGTTGAACAATTGTTAAATTTATCGGAAGAAGAAGTTGACGCAAAATTTGTAGGAAATCCTGACGACACATTTACATTAAATGAAAACCTTAATGTTTTTATGTTATGGGTAGAAGGAAATATTATAACATTTAATAGTAATGGAGGAAGTGCAATAGATCAAATACAAACTACACGGTACGATGAAATTATAACTTTACCAAATTCTACAAAAGACAGTTATGCTTTGAATGGCTGGTATTCTGCGTTAACGGGTGGAACTAGAATTGGTGGAGCAAATGAAGTTATTAATAATCCGAATTCTACTATAACTTGGTATGCTCAATGGATGGAATTACCATCGTCGGAAGTAAATTTCAAAGGGAATGACGGAGTTCCAGAATCTCAAATAAAAAGAGGAGAAATAGGTTCAAAAATATCTGCTGATATTACACCGTTAAAACAAAATAAGTTGTTTAGATTTTGGAGCAGTGATTCGAAAGGAACGGATAACCTGGGAACTGCTGTTGAAGTATTATCGCAAAACAGGTCTGTTTTTGCACAATTTAAACGAGATTGGAAATTTTTCTTTTTTAGCGAAACCGATGAAGAAGGGAATAAAACTTATATCGCCGAAAGATTTCAAACGAAAGGCGTTAAAAACAAATTTTATAAAATTTTACGAGATACGCCGGACGAGCTTAAGAAATTTAGTATCTTATATAAAATTTTAGAGCGGAAAGGAAAAAGTTATGCAGACAATTAAATTAAAAAATATTCTGAATCAAGAAGATAAGGAATATTTTAGTGAAATCTGCGTTCATCTCGGTTACGATAATCAAGAAGTTTCTTCCTTTCTCCCCG
This portion of the Chitinispirillales bacterium genome encodes:
- a CDS encoding InlB B-repeat-containing protein; protein product: MATITFNSNGGSAVDSITADAGAMITLPLTKRSGFFDNGWLKTPIITVEQLLNLSEEEVDAKFVGNPDDTFTLNENLNVFMLWVEGNIITFNSNGGSAIDQIQTTRYDEIITLPNSTKDSYALNGWYSALTGGTRIGGANEVINNPNSTITWYAQWMELPSSEVNFKGNDGVPESQIKRGEIGSKISADITPLKQNKLFRFWSSDSKGTDNLGTAVEVLSQNRSVFAQFKRDWKFFFFSETDEEGNKTYIAERFQTKGVKNKFYKILRDTPDELKKFSILYKILERKGKSYADN